A genomic window from Peromyscus maniculatus bairdii isolate BWxNUB_F1_BW_parent chromosome 1, HU_Pman_BW_mat_3.1, whole genome shotgun sequence includes:
- the LOC102911294 gene encoding paired immunoglobulin-like receptor B isoform X5 — protein MTFTFTALLCLGLTLGLRTPVLAGALAKPILTIQPDSVVYKQTTVIFFCEGTRVAKQYILYQEGYQYLRSTEIPQKPKKKAKFSIPKIDPKQAGRYQCRYQTHDGWSEFSDSLELVVTGVHSKPSLSAKPSPVVTEGGHVTLQCVSKQRYHRFILTGKGTRNISQMLDSEYNSSTRHYKALYSVGPVTSSQRWTFQCYSHYLRSPLVWSEPSDPLELLFSGTLHKPTIKAEPGSVVTSGSPMTICCEGSLDAEIYVLHKEGSQKPWGTQTPEKPENKAKFSIPSVTQQHGGQYRCYCYSSAGWSERSDTLELVVTGIYHKKPRLTALPSPVVTLGENMTLQCVSQEGYDTLVLTKDDQKFLSSLNSQFIPSIIQYQALFSIDHVTSDHGGTFRCYSYYNQTPHMWSVPSEPLEIHITGLSKKPSLLTHQGQILDPGKSLTLQCCSDINYDRFVLYKLEGGNFTQHRVQQTQSGLSLANFTLGPVSSSTGGQYRCYGAHNLSSEWSASSDPLDILITGQLPFSPSLSVKPNSTVHSGDNVTLLCQSTYKVDTFILSKEGAAQQPQQLKSKSEAWDFQAEFSMSAVTSALSGTYRCYGSQDPSPYLLSYGSDPVELTVSASENQDHTVENLIRMGFAAMILIVLGILLFEA, from the exons ATGACCTTCACCTTCACAGCCCTGCTCTGTCTGG GACTGACTCTGGGCCTCAGGACACCAGTGCTGGCAG GTGCCCTAGCTAAGCCTATCCTCACAATTCAGCCAGACTCTGTGGTCTACAAGCAGACTACAGTAATCTTCTTCTGTGAGGGGACCAGAGTAGCCAAACAGTACATACTGTATCAAGAGGGATACCAGTATCTACGGAGCACAGAGATTCCACAGAAGCCTAAGAAGAAGGCAAAATTCTCAATCCCAAAAATAGACCCCAAACAAGCAGGGCGATATCAATGTCGATATCAGACTCATGATGGATGGTCAGAGTTcagtgactccctggagctggtggtgacag gAGTACACAGTAAACCCAGCCTGTCAGCCAAACCCAGCCCTGTGGTGACTGAGGGAGGACATGTAACCCTCCAGTGTGTCTCAAAACAACGATACCATAGGTTCATTCTGACTGGGAAAGGAACACGGAATATCTCACAAATGCTGGATTCAGAGTATAACTCTTCTACTCGGCACTACAAGGCCCTGTACTCTGTGGGCCCTGTGACATCCAGCCAAAGGTGGACATTCCAATGCTACAGCCATTACTTGAGAAGCCCATTGGTGTGGTCAGAACCTAGTGACCCACTGGAGCTCCTGTTCTCAG GGACCCTCCACAAACCCACCATCaaggctgagccaggctctgtggtcACCTCAGGAAGTCCCATGACCATCTGTTGTGAAGGGAGCCTGGATGCAGAAATATATGTTCTGCATAAAGAAGGAAGCCAAAAACCCTGGGGCACACAGACCCCAGAGAAGCCTGAGAACAAGGCCaagttctccatcccttctgtgacACAGCAACATGGGGGACAATATCGCTGTTACTGTTACAGCTCAGCTGGCTGGTCAGAGCGCAGTGACACCCTGGaactggtggtgacag GAATCTACCACAAAAAACCCAGACTGacagccctgcccagccctgtggtgactTTAGGAGAGAACATGACCCTACAGTGTGTCTCACAGGAGGGATATGATACACTTGTTCTCACCAAGGATGACCAAAAGTTTCTCAGCTCTCTGAACTCACAGTTTATACCCAGTATTATACAGTACCAAGCCTTGTTCTCTATAGATCATGTAACATCAGACCATGGAGGGACATTCAGATGTTATAGTTACTACAACCAAACTCCACATATGTGGTCAGTACCCAGTGAACCCCTGGAAATACACATAACAG GTCTGTCCAAGAAGCCGTCCTTACTGACTCACCAAGGCCAgatcctggaccctgggaagagCCTCACCCTGCAGTGTTGCTCTGACATCAACTATGACAGATTTGTCCTGTACAAGTTAGAAGGAGGTAACTTTACCCAGCATCGTGTCCAGCAGACCCAGAGTGGCCTCTCCTTGGCCAACTTCACACTGGGCCCTGTGAGCAGCTCTACTGGAGGCCAATACAGATGCTATGGTGCACACAACCTCTCCTCTGAGTGGTCAGCCTCCAGTGACCCCCTGGACATCCTGATCACCG gacagcttcccttcagtccttcCCTCTCAGTGAAGCCTAACTCCACAGTACACTCTGGAGACAATGTGACTCTGCTGTGTCAGTCAACATACAAAGTGGACACTTTCATTCTGTCCAAGGAGGGAGCAGCCCAACAACCCCAGCAACTAAAATCAAAATCTGAAGcttgggacttccaggcagaattCTCCATGAGTGCTGTGACCTCTGCCCTCTCGGGCACCTACAGGTGCTATGGATCTCAAGATCCATCTCCCTATCTGTTGTCATATGGCAGTGACCCTGTGGAGCTCACTGTCTCAG